The Gloeobacter morelensis MG652769 genome contains the following window.
CGCCTCCTCAGGGAGGCAGACATCGGCTTTGTTGAGGGCGACGATCCGGGGTTTATGGAGCAGCTCGCGGCCGTAGCGGCCCAGTTCGTCGATGACCGTCCGGTAGTCGGCCAACGGATCGACACTGTCCAGAGCAATCAGCTGCACCAGCACGCGCGTGCGCTCGATATGGCGCAAAAATTCGTGCCCGAGCCCGACGCCCTGGTGGGCCCCCTCGATGAGCCCTGGAATGTCGGCAAAGACGACCCCGTCGCCGGTTACCTTGCGCACCACCCCCAGATTGGGCACCAGCGTCGTAAACGGGTAGTCCGCGATGCGCGGGCGTGCCGCCGAGAGTACCGAGATGAGCGTCGATTTGCCGGCATTCGGCAGCCCGATAATCCCGACTTCGGCAAGCAGCTTCAATTCGAGCAAAAGCTTGCGCTGCTGGCCCAATCTGCCCTCGGTGGCGTAGTCTGGGGCGCGGTTCTGGTTGCTGGCAAAGTGGGTATTGCCGTGGCCGCCCCGGCCCCCCACCGCCACTACCAGCCGCTGGCCCGGTTCGGTAAGATCGCCTATCGTCTCGCCGGTCACGGCATCCTGCACCACCGTGCCGCAGGGGACAGCAATCACCAGATCTTTGCCCTTGGCGCCGGTGAGATTTTTGGGGCCGCCCTTGGCGCCGTCGTCGGCTTCGAAGCGGTGGCGATACTTAAAATCGAGCAGCGTCTGCAAATTGGCGGTCGCCTCCAGCACCACCGCGCCGCCGTGGCCGCCGTCTCCACCCGCCGGCCCGCCCGCCGGCACGTACTTCTCGCGGCGGTAGGCCACCATACCGTCGCCGCCTCTGCCCCCTTCGACTTCGATTTCTGATCGATCGATAAACTGCATCGCCCGCCTGTTCGCTCAGATCCCATCGTAGCCAGCCAAGACCGAACGGCACCGAAAAGGGCGGCACTCCCCCGGGGAAGGAGAGACTCAACCATTGACAAAGAATTTTCTCCACCCCAGGGTGCAAGCGCGGGGAGCCCCCCAGTTCACAGAATATGGGAGCGGACTTTTTTGTATTGAAAACTTTTGAATTCGAGCCATCTTGGCATTCGAAATCCATGGGCATTTGTTTGACAAGTCCGCACAAAGCCGTTTATTCATTCGGGGAGCTTTCGATGTTCATTCACAAAAAAGAACCGATCCACGCAGTCAAGATTGATGAAGCCAACCCGCGCTTTGCCCAACTGCTGCTTGAGCAGTTCGGCGGGGCGACAGGAGAACTTTCAGCCGCTTTGCAGTATTGGGTGCAGTCGTTCCACATCGAGCATCCGGGCATCAAGGACATGCTGCAGGACATCGCCGTTGAGGAATTCGGCCATCTGGAGATGGTGGGCAAGCTCATCGAGGGGCACACCAAAAATGTCGATCAGACCGATGCGTTCAAGAGCACGCTCTTCGCCGTGCGCGGCGTCGGACCGCACTTTCTTGACAGCCAGGGGTCGGCCTGGACCGCCGCCTACCTCAACGAAGGGGGAGACGTAGTGCGCGACTTGCGCGCCAATATTGCCGCCGAGGCGGGAGCAAGACAGACCTACGAAGCGCTCATTAAGCTAGCGCCCGACGAAGGCACCCGCAAAACCCTGGTACATCTGCTGACCCGCGAGATCTCCCATACCCAAATGTTCATGAAGGCCCTCGATTCGCTGGGCAAACTCACCGACCCGCTGTTCGGTTCGATCGAGCCCGACGAGACGGTGCGCCTGTACTACAACCTGTCCTCCAATGGCGCTCAGGCCGACGAGCGCGGCCCGTGGAATACCGAACCCACCTTCGAGTACGTCGCCGATCCGCTCGCCCGGGCACAGTAGCAAGGATTGAACCCATTTGGAGGCCTGTTGCGGTTTTCCAATGGGTTCGATTCGGTGCGGCCGATCCGGCTTGCCCAGCCGCTTCAGGCAAACCACCCGAGTCCCTCGGCAAACGGTGGTATCTTGGGAGAACGCAACAAGCGGGGAGGAGGTACCCCCTGGGGGACATCGAACTGGCCTTCCGCAAGGCATGGTTGTTCCTGTACGCGCGCGGTGTCGGCCCCGATTACATCGCTGCTCTGGAAGCTTTTGCCCGCGCGACGATCGCTGCCTACCGCCAGGGGCTGAGCCTCGACCGGCTGAAGCTTGAACTGATCGCCAACCGCAAGCTCACCGGCAACGCCGCCCTCGACGCCAATCTCGCCTTCGACCCCGAGGAATTGGGGGTGCGCGATCTGTGGCTGAGGCTTATCTATCTCACCCTCGAACTGGCAGGAGAAGCGCCCCCGGGGGAACCGCTCGCCAGCCCCGACCCGAGCGCCGATGAGACCGGCGTCGAGATGTTGGTCGAAGGGGTGATCCGCGCCCACCGCGACGGCTACACCCTCGATTCGTTCAAGTTCGAACTGGCCTTCGAGGGTCGCCAGATCGAAGATCCGGAGCAGGCGGCGCTCTTTAGCCAGTGGCTGCGGATCATCTTTATGTGTCTGCAACTGCGCGAAGAAGATAATCTCGAAGCGGACGATCAAAACGTGTAGCTGAGGCCGCGTTCGCGCTGCAGGGCGCTTCGGGCGCGGAGGGCACACCACAAGGCAGGTGGGATGTCCGCAGGGTGAGACCCCCGGTGAAAGCGACTTTGCGCCGGTGGAGCCGCTGTCTACGCGGCTGGAACCTGCATACCCCGTTGCACGGCGGGCCGGGCTTTGAGCCGCTCGAACCACACTTCGACGGCGGGAAAATCTTCGAGGTTGATGCCTTGAAAGGCGTGGATCTGTACCCAGGGAAAGACGGCTACATCGGCGATCGTATACTCGCGGCCCGCCACGTATAGATTGCGGCTCAACTGCCGGTTGAGCACGCGGTAGAGGCGGATGCTCTCGCGAAAGTAGCGGTCGATGGCGTAGGGGACGTGCTCGTCGGCGAAGCGCTTGAAGTGGTTGAGCTGTCCGAACATCGGTCCTACCCCGCCCATCTGCCACATCAGCCACTGCAGAGCGGTGTAGCGGGCGGCAGGCTCGCTCGGGAGCAACTTGCCGGTCTTCTCGGCCAGGTAGATCAAGATCGCTCCAGATTCGAAGATCGTAAGCCCTGTGTCGTGGTCGACAATCGCCGGGATTTTGCCGTTTGGGTTGATGGCCAGGTACTCCTCCCGGTGCTGGTCGCCGCTGGAGATATCCACCACGTGGACGGTGTAGGGCAGACCCACCTCCTCCAACACGATCGAGACTTTGTGGCCGTTGGGGGTGGCGAACGTGTACAGGTCGATCATGGCGCTTCGGACGGTTGCGGACGAGTTCCAGCATAGGCGAGCCCGGGTCGCCAGATGGGCTTCACCCCCCGGCTCACCTGGTGGATAAGCCAGTGCTCCTCGGTGCGCACCGCCCCGAAACCGACCGCCGCCAGGTCGTTTGCCAGATCTCCCGCCGCGTAGGCCCGGATAAACGGCTCCTCAAAAATCTCGCTGAGCCACTCCACCCGGCGCAGGGTGCTCTGGGCACCGTCCAGAATCAGGCACTGCCCCCCCGGCGCCAGCAATCGGTGCATCTCGCAAAGGATCACCGGCACCTCAGCGGGTGGGGTCTCGTGAAACAAAAGCGACGCGCTCACCAGGTCGAAGGACGCCTCCGGCAGTCCGGTCGTGCGGGCGTCGCCGTGCACCCACTCGATGGCGAGCTTTTCGCGCCGGGCCTTGAGGCGGGCCGCCACGAGCATGTCGGGGGAAAGATCCAGTCCCGTCATCTGTGCTTCTGGAAAAGCACCCGCCAGCAACACCGTCGTCGAGCCGGTGCCGCAGCCTAGATCCAGAATCCGAGCAGGCGGCCGGGTGACGGATTTTACCAGACAATCGCGCACCCAGGTTTCATTGGGCCACAAAACGTACTGGGTAATTGGGTCGTAGGTGACGGCGGCGCGCATGCTCAGGTAGCCCCCCGGGATGCCGTGGAAGTTGTTCTCCAGGTAGTAGGGCGGATAGTGCACCTCGGGACGGCGCAGTTCGGAGGTGGCCTGCTCCCAGTCGATGCCCCGGTAAGGGCGCAAGAAGGCGTCCTCGTCGATGAGCGCTTTGAGTACGGGCGCGAGGTAACGGTCGAAGAGGGCTTCGCGGGTCATGGGCCTGACAGATGACGACGTTTCCCTTGTACCATCGATGCGGACAAGCGCGAATGGGAGCGGCGTGGGCTACTACCGGTTGCAGCCTCGGGCCTTCAGCCCGGCTTATCTGGCGGATCTATCAGGGCAGATCCTCGCTTCGCCCTATCTGGCCATCAACAACCTCAACCGCGACTTTGTGGCCACCCGCGGCTTCTCGGTCGTCTTCACCCGGGCGGGGCTTGCCACTGTCCGACGCCGGTTTCCGTTTTTTGGCAGCTATCTGGATCTGGCGCTGGTGGAGGAGTGCAACGCTTTTTATCTCAATCCGCTGCTGCTTGAAGAAAATTCGCGCGTCGATCCCCACATCGACCGCAGCCTGCGCTCGTACTGCAAGACCATCGAGCCGCCCTTTGCGGTGAGCGTGCTCTACGTGCAGGTGCCCACGGATCTAGAAGGCGGCGAACTGGTGCTCAGCCGTACCCGCAGGCCGGTGGGCCGCATCCGGCCTGAAATCAATTTGCTCGTCCACTTTCAAGGGGATCTCACCCACGCGGTCGAGCGGCTGCGGGTGCCCGGCCGCCGGTTGAGCCTGGTATGCGAGCAGTACCAACTGGATGCGGAACAACTCGCCCAGATACCGGAGTTTGTAATCGAATCGCGCGCGGCGGTCCGCCGGGGTGGCTACTAGCCCACCGGGGCCACCACCCGGCCGAGGTGCGGGTAGAGCGCGAAGCGCGTGCACAGCGATGCGACCCGCTCCAGGCAGTCGGCTTCGACCCTGGCGTCGGTGGGCTGGGTGAGCCGGTTGGCGATGATCTCGCCGATTTCGCCAAATTCGGCTGTGCCCAGGCCGCGGGTGGTCATCGCCGGGGAGCCCAGGCGCAGGCCACTGGTCACAAAGGGCGACTGCGGGTCGAAGGGGATCGTGTTTTTGTTGGTGGTGATGTTGACGTCGCTCATCAACAGGTCGGCCTGCTTGCCGGTGAGATCCACCGAGCGCAGGTCCACCAGCATCAGGTGGTTGTCGGTGCCGCCGGAGACCAGGCTCAGGCCGCGGGCCGTCAGGCGCTCGGCCAGGGAGCGGGCGTTGGCCACCACATCGGCGGCATAGGTCTTAAACTCGGGCTGCAGGGCTTCGCCGAAGGCGACGGCCTTCGCCGCGATCACGTGTTCGAGGGGACCGCCCTGGATGCCGGGGAAGACCGCTTTGTCGAACCTTTTGCCCAGGGCTTCGTCGCGGGTAAGGATCAAGCCGCCGCGCGGTCCGCGCAGGGTCTTGTGGGTGGTGGTGGTGACCACGTCGCAGTGGGGAATTGGATTGGGGTGCACCCCCGCCACCACCAGCCCGGCGATGTGGGCGATGTCGGCGAGCAAGTAGGCTCCCACTTCGTCGGCGATCTCGCGGAAGCGCTCGAAATCGATCTCGCGCGGGTAGGCCGAGTAACCGCAGATAATCAGTCTCGGGCGGTGGGTATGGGCCAGTTCGCGTACTTGATCGAAGTCGATGCGGTGGCTTACCGGGTCGACGCCGTAGTGGAGCGCCTCGAAGTAAATGCCCGACTGGTTCACGGGTGAGCCGTGGGTGAGGTGGCCGCCGTGGCTGAGGTCCATGCCCAGAATCTTGTCGCCGCGCTCCAGCAGCGCCAGAAACACCGCCGCGTTCGCCTGCGCACCCGAGTGGGGCTGCACGTTGGCGTGGGCGGCGCCAAAGAGCGCCTTGGCGCGGTCGATGGCAATCTGCTCGATAGCATCGACAAATTCGCAGCCGCCGTAGTAGCGCTTGCTGGGCAGACCCTCGGCGTATTTGTTGGTGAGCACCGAGCCCTGGGCCGCCATCACCGCCGCCGAAGTAAAGTTCTCGCTGGCAATCAGTTCCAGGTGGGAGCGCTGCCGATCCAGTTCCTGGTCGATCCAGCCTGCCACCAGCGGATCGGTTGCGCGCAGCAGATCGTCACTCACAAGGGTGTACCTCTTCGGGCGAATCACTCTCGATCGATAGCATATTGCCGGTGCGTCTGCTGCTGAAGTAGAAAAATCCGCGCTCAGGCGATGGTTGTGGGATTACTCTACGACAGGCATTTAGAAGTTTGGATCTCCCAATATCTGTCGACGGCCGCAGCATCCGGGCAAGCAGGGAGGTTTCCCAGCCGTTTACCTGTCAATGTAGAACTCCTGGATGTATTCGGCGTCGTTGGTTTTGCCTGCTGCCAGATACATATTTCGCATCTTGATGTACTCGCTGCGGGCCAAGGATTTGCGGCCCTGGGCTTTGTACACTGTACCCCGCCAAAGATAAGGATCGGTGGATGACGGATCAGTGGCACTGGCCCGATCAAGGGCGACAAGGGCTTCTTTAAACTCGTTGTCGGCAAAGTGACCGATCGCGATCTTTACCAATTTCTTTGCCTGCTGCGCCGGCGTCGGGGGCGGCTGGAACAAGGAAAAAACCGAGGAAACGGCGGAGTTGATCGTGACCACGACAAAAAGTACAGCCGCAACCGCTAGGGTTGCCCAACGAGGCAAGCTGCGGCCCAGGCCGTGGTGGTAAATATGGAGGAGTGCCGCAAGACGCTGTATATCCATCCCGTTCATAACCAATCCCCCTTTACTGGTCATTTCAGGCCGACACCTGCATCCGAGGACGCACGCCTTTAAGTGTATGTGATTGTCAGAACCTCTATGCACATCATAGCGATAGTCAGGTGAACAATCCAACTCGACATCGCTAACCATCCGGCATCGGCTGAAGATCCGGCAAGATCAAGACGTGTGATTGGGAAAAATACGCGAAAGCCTGCTTTGGCAAAGAATTGGATAACGTGCCGCCGACTTTGTATTCAAGAAAGAATCGCACTGTCTTGAGTACAAATGTTTATTTAGTTAGCGAGCCAAACAACCCAAAACATAGACATTTGCACTTATAAATAAAGAAATTTTGTTTCTTGGCCCAACTTTATAACCCGCATGTGTATGCTTGATTTCAACAGCACGAGTGCAAATCGCATGGTCGCAGAACATTTCAAAAGGTTTACAATGCCAATTCTGGCCGGGATGCTGGTAGCCTGTGCCGACCCCAACGAATTGAGTGCCGACAAAGCCGCCTTGGTGCTGGGCAGTTCCGAGCAACTCACAACCCGTTCGGCCTCGGCGCTGTTTATCGAGCAGCTAAAGCTCTCCGAGGCGGGTATGACGGCGGTGGATAAGGCCCTGTTGGGAATGGATCTGGCCCAAAAGGTGGATGTTCCTAAGCGCGGGGTGTTTATCCAACTGACGCCCAAGGGTTTGCAAGCGGCGAAGACAGGTGGGTGGGTGGAAGATCCCAACCGCATGGATTACATCAGTCGATTGGGTATGGCGGCCGTGGCGAGCATGGGCGGAACGCCCGATCCTTACTTGGGGGATCGCAGCTGGGATATCCCGATGGCCACTGCCAAGGTAGACAAAGTGAGCGCATTGTTGAAAAAGGCTGAAAACCTTGTCGAAGTGAGTTTTAGCTACGACTGGGTTCCCAACGAGATTGGTAAAAAGATTCTTGCCTTGGCACCTTCCGATGACAAGCAATTCGGCCAGAAAAACTGGGGACAGGACAACGGCGGCGGCGAGGCCACGCTTCGGTTGACCGAGGACGGCTGGAGGGTTGAAAGTTTGTCGTTCAGTACGTTCGAAGATTTTGCGGCCGGACGCCAGTAGTTACTGTGTGCGGTCGGTAGAGTCTTGTTGAGCGGACATGACCTCGCGCAGTTCGTCTATCATGGCCAAGTCTGCCCGCCCGAGGCGCTCCACTACCACAGAGACCGAACTTCCCATCGCTTCAGCCAGTTCTCGGATACCTGCCCATCCGGCGTCGGTTACCCGGATGGTGCGGTTGACTTTTGCCTCTTCGTATTGCGGTTGCCTGCTTTGCAGATTTTCCAGAGACCGCCGGTTCATCTTTCTGCGAATTCGCACCTGCAGTCCGGAAAGCTCCCCCATAGGCTACCACGCCCGTGGCTCATCGCAGCGCTTGCGCTCGGGCACTCGGAGGTAAATTCTGGAGATTTCCGGGGCCATCGCCTTGCAGTCCGTCTGCACTTGACACTATCGTTGCGCATGTGCTCAATGAAATTGAGGCTGCCTCCCAGGGTGGATATGTAAATGAAACGATTCTCCGAACGCACGTTGCGTATGTTCAGGCGCGTCAAGGCCGACAACGATGTCTGCAGCGAGGTATCCAGTGGCGAAAAGCGAACTCGACGATTCCACAAAAGCAGAACTTGCCAAATTGTTCAGCAACCTGAGCACAGATCAACTTCTGGAAGTGTCTGCCCTCGCTCGCAACCTCGCGGGCGCTTTGCTTCTCGCAGAGGTTCCTCCCTCGACCGCCACGAATCGGTAGCGTCTCTCGTGCATTCTTCGGCCGTACTTCAAAAACTTGGGCTGCTTATGGCGATGTTGTCTGCCCGCCAACTGCTGCAGTTGGCGCAGATAGCGAGTA
Protein-coding sequences here:
- the obgE gene encoding GTPase ObgE, which gives rise to MQFIDRSEIEVEGGRGGDGMVAYRREKYVPAGGPAGGDGGHGGAVVLEATANLQTLLDFKYRHRFEADDGAKGGPKNLTGAKGKDLVIAVPCGTVVQDAVTGETIGDLTEPGQRLVVAVGGRGGHGNTHFASNQNRAPDYATEGRLGQQRKLLLELKLLAEVGIIGLPNAGKSTLISVLSAARPRIADYPFTTLVPNLGVVRKVTGDGVVFADIPGLIEGAHQGVGLGHEFLRHIERTRVLVQLIALDSVDPLADYRTVIDELGRYGRELLHKPRIVALNKADVCLPEEAEHWRRMLSIETGEPVLVISAAARSNLDALLARVWQVLEVPQGVTT
- a CDS encoding manganese catalase family protein; translation: MFIHKKEPIHAVKIDEANPRFAQLLLEQFGGATGELSAALQYWVQSFHIEHPGIKDMLQDIAVEEFGHLEMVGKLIEGHTKNVDQTDAFKSTLFAVRGVGPHFLDSQGSAWTAAYLNEGGDVVRDLRANIAAEAGARQTYEALIKLAPDEGTRKTLVHLLTREISHTQMFMKALDSLGKLTDPLFGSIEPDETVRLYYNLSSNGAQADERGPWNTEPTFEYVADPLARAQ
- a CDS encoding glutathione S-transferase family protein, yielding MIDLYTFATPNGHKVSIVLEEVGLPYTVHVVDISSGDQHREEYLAINPNGKIPAIVDHDTGLTIFESGAILIYLAEKTGKLLPSEPAARYTALQWLMWQMGGVGPMFGQLNHFKRFADEHVPYAIDRYFRESIRLYRVLNRQLSRNLYVAGREYTIADVAVFPWVQIHAFQGINLEDFPAVEVWFERLKARPAVQRGMQVPAA
- a CDS encoding class I SAM-dependent methyltransferase; translated protein: MTREALFDRYLAPVLKALIDEDAFLRPYRGIDWEQATSELRRPEVHYPPYYLENNFHGIPGGYLSMRAAVTYDPITQYVLWPNETWVRDCLVKSVTRPPARILDLGCGTGSTTVLLAGAFPEAQMTGLDLSPDMLVAARLKARREKLAIEWVHGDARTTGLPEASFDLVSASLLFHETPPAEVPVILCEMHRLLAPGGQCLILDGAQSTLRRVEWLSEIFEEPFIRAYAAGDLANDLAAVGFGAVRTEEHWLIHQVSRGVKPIWRPGLAYAGTRPQPSEAP
- a CDS encoding 2OG-Fe(II) oxygenase; amino-acid sequence: MRTSANGSGVGYYRLQPRAFSPAYLADLSGQILASPYLAINNLNRDFVATRGFSVVFTRAGLATVRRRFPFFGSYLDLALVEECNAFYLNPLLLEENSRVDPHIDRSLRSYCKTIEPPFAVSVLYVQVPTDLEGGELVLSRTRRPVGRIRPEINLLVHFQGDLTHAVERLRVPGRRLSLVCEQYQLDAEQLAQIPEFVIESRAAVRRGGY
- the glyA gene encoding serine hydroxymethyltransferase; amino-acid sequence: MSDDLLRATDPLVAGWIDQELDRQRSHLELIASENFTSAAVMAAQGSVLTNKYAEGLPSKRYYGGCEFVDAIEQIAIDRAKALFGAAHANVQPHSGAQANAAVFLALLERGDKILGMDLSHGGHLTHGSPVNQSGIYFEALHYGVDPVSHRIDFDQVRELAHTHRPRLIICGYSAYPREIDFERFREIADEVGAYLLADIAHIAGLVVAGVHPNPIPHCDVVTTTTHKTLRGPRGGLILTRDEALGKRFDKAVFPGIQGGPLEHVIAAKAVAFGEALQPEFKTYAADVVANARSLAERLTARGLSLVSGGTDNHLMLVDLRSVDLTGKQADLLMSDVNITTNKNTIPFDPQSPFVTSGLRLGSPAMTTRGLGTAEFGEIGEIIANRLTQPTDARVEADCLERVASLCTRFALYPHLGRVVAPVG